From a single Nicotiana tomentosiformis chromosome 2, ASM39032v3, whole genome shotgun sequence genomic region:
- the LOC138906337 gene encoding uncharacterized protein: MRFSELDHHAVWLVPTDRERIRRFIDGLTYQLQLLMTRERVSGATLNEVVDIARQIEVVRSQQCGEREVKRPRGPGDFSGVPSGGQFYRGGGRPYKHAQTGRPVHHGASSSHGSYDSHQGQPSLSALLDQSSSRAPSVQGSFALGASSSYSGSRGPIQSAPPPAPGSCFECGEFGHMWRQCPRRSGGPVQQRSQTTTSAPVTSSPAQLIRSNYTLIISVKRLMSNIITQLGWGRIPQGIGVKRLLE; encoded by the coding sequence atgaggttttctgagttggatcATCACGctgtttggttggttcccactgatagggagaggattaggagattcattgatggccttacATATCAGTTGCAGTTACtcatgactcgggagagagtatcGGGTGCTACTTTaaatgaggtagttgacattgctcggcagatagaggtggtccgtagTCAGCAATGTGGAGAGAGGGAGGTCAAaaggcctcgtggtccaggtgatttcagcggtgttccttcagggggacAGTTTTACCGCGGTGGGGGTCGTCCTTACAAACACGCTCaaacgggtcgtccagttcaccatggtgcatcatccagccatggttcatacgattctcatcagggtcagccaTCCCTCAGCGCCCTTCTAgaccagagttcgtcccgtgccccttcggttcagggttcatttgcactgggtgcttctagcagttattctggttctcggggcccgattcaaTCAGCAccaccaccagcaccagggagctgctttgagtgtggggaatttgggcatatgtggagacaatgTCCTCGTCGttcgggaggtccagtgcagcagagaagtcaaactacgacttcagcaccagttacttcatcaCCCGCCCAGctgatacgctcaaattacaccttAATAATTAGTGTAAAGCGGttgatgtcaaatataataacccaactaggttggggtcgaatcccacagggaataggtgtgaaaaggttacttgagtag